The Balearica regulorum gibbericeps isolate bBalReg1 chromosome 12, bBalReg1.pri, whole genome shotgun sequence genome includes a region encoding these proteins:
- the TUBGCP4 gene encoding LOW QUALITY PROTEIN: gamma-tubulin complex component 4 (The sequence of the model RefSeq protein was modified relative to this genomic sequence to represent the inferred CDS: deleted 2 bases in 2 codons): MIHELLLALSGYPGAAFTWSKRGGLQVSQELPFLHPSETSVLNRLCRLGTDYIRFAEFVEQYTGHVQQQDHHPSQQNQSGLHGIYLRAFCTGLDSVLQPYRQALLDLEQEFLADPHLSISHVNYSLDQFQLLFPSVMVMVEQIKTQKIHGCQILETVHKHSCGGLPPVRSALEKILAVCHGVMYKQLSAWMLHGLLLDQHEEFFIKQGPSSGNVPSQPEEDDDDLGIGGLTGKQLRELQDLRLIEEENMLAPSLKQFSLRVEMLPSYIPVRVAEKILFVGESVQMFENQNVNLTRKGSILKNQEDTFAAELHRLKQQPLFSLVDFESVVDWIRSTVAEHLWKLMVEESDLLGQLKIIKDFYLLGRGELFQAFIDTAQHMLKTPPTAVTEHDVNVAFQQSAHKVLLDDDNLLPLLHLTIEYHGKEHKGISIVVKGPSRELSPREAPTSGWAALGLSYKFQWPLHILFTPAVLEKYNVVFKYLLSVRRVQAELQHCWALQMQRKHLKSNRTDAIKWRLRDHMAFLVDNLQYYLQVDVLESQFSQLLQQINATRDFESIRLAHDHFLSNLLAQSFILLKPVFHCLNEILDLCHSFCSLVSQNLGPLDERGAAQLSILVKGFSRQSSLLFKILSSVRNHQINSDLAQLLLRLDYNKYYTQAGGTLGSFGV; encoded by the exons ATGATACACGAGCTGCTGCTGGCGCTGAGCGGGTACCCGGGGGCGGCCTTCACCTGGAGCAAGCGCGGCGGCCTGCAG GTGTCTCAGGAACTGCCATTCCTGCACCCCAGCGAGACCAGCGTCCTGAACCGGCTCTGCCGTCTCGGCACCGACTACATCCGCTTCGCTGAATTCGTGGAGCAGTACACGGGACACGTACAGCAGCAG GACCATCACCCATCTCAGCAAAACCAGAGTGGATTACATGGCATTTATTTGCGAGCCTTCTGCACAGGTCTTGATTCAGTGCTGCAGCCGTATCGACAGGCACTACTTGACCTAGAACAAGAG TTTCTGGCTGACCCACATCTTTCCATCTCACATGTTAATTATTCCTTGGACCAG TTTCAGTTACTCTTCCCCTCTGTGATGGTCATGGTGGAACAGATAAAGACTCAGAAG attcATGGATGTCAGATATTGGAGACAGTGCACAAACATAGCTGTGGGGGGTTACCTCCCGTTCGCAGTGCTCTTGAAAA GATTCTGGCTGTGTGTCATGGAGTCATGTATAAGCAGCTCTCTGCCTGGATGCTGCATGGATTGCTACTAGACCAACATGAAGAGTTCTTTATCAAACAAGGCCCCTCTTCTGGGAATGTCCCTAGCCAACcagaagaagatgatgatgaccTAGGAATTGGGGGACTTACAGGAAAACAGCTACGAGAACTGCAGGACCTG CGCTTGATTGAGGAGGAGAACATGTTGGCTCCATCTCTAAAACAGTTTTCTCTGCGAGTAGAAATGCTGCCTTCATACATTCCTGTGCGGGTTGCTGAGAAAATCCTCTTTGTGGGAGAATCTGTACAGATGTTTGAGAATCAAAATGTTAACCTGACCAGAAAAG GCTCCATCCTAAAAAACCAGGAGGACACTTTTGCAGCAGAGCTACACCGACTCAAGCAGCAACCGCTCTTTAGTTTGGTGGACTTTGAATCAGTGGTTGACTGGATACGGAGCACTGTTGCTGAG CATCTTTGGAAACTGATGGTGGAGGAATCAGATTTACTAGGACAACTGAAG ATCATAAAAGACTTTTACCTTTTGGGAAGAGGTGAGCTGTTTCAGGCCTTCATCGACACTGCACAGCACATGTTAAAAACGCCACCTACAGCTGTAACTGAACATG ATGTCAACGTTGCATTTCAGCAGTCTGCTCATAAGGTACTGTTAGATGATGACaaccttcttcctctgcttcactTGACCATTGAGTATCATGGAAAGGAGCATAAAGGTATATCTAT AGTCGTGAAGGGCCCTTCCCGGGAGTTATCTCCACGTGAAGCCCCCACCTCTGGATGGGCAGCTCTGGGCCTT TCTTACAAGTTTCAGTGGCCACTGCACATTCTCTTTACTCCGGCTGTTCTGGAGAA GTACAACGTTGTGTTCAAATACCTGCTGAGTGTGCGACGCGTCCAGGCTGAGCTACAGCACTGCTGGGCTCTCCAGATGCAACGCAAACACTTGAAATCTAACAGAACTGATGCCATCAAGTGGCGCCTGAGGGATCACATGGCTTTCCTTGTGGACAATCTTCAGTATTATCTGCAG GTGGATGTACTGGAATCTCAGTTCTCACAGCTTCTGCAGCAGATAAATGCCACGCGAGATTTTGAGAGTATACGATTGGCTCATGATCATTTCTTAAGTAATCTGTTGGCTCAGTCTTTCATCCTCCTAAAACCT GTTTTCCACTGCTTAAATGAAATTCTGGATCTTTGTCATAGT TTTTGTTCTCTGGTCAGTCAGAATCTGGGCCCATTAGATGAACGAGGAGCTGCACAACTCAGTATTTTGGTGAAG GGATTCAGTCGTCAGTCATCGCTTCTCTTCAAGATTCTCTCTAGTGTTCGCAACCATCAGATAAACTCTGACCTGGCTCAACTGTTGCTACGCTTGGATTATAACAAATACTATACCCAGGCTGGAGGAACATTGGGCAG TTTTGGGGTTTAA